The following coding sequences are from one Hydra vulgaris chromosome 04, alternate assembly HydraT2T_AEP window:
- the LOC136079801 gene encoding uncharacterized protein LOC136079801: MGPKKKKNVHVSESVRRPLYLLTNPISQLPNTQLPTNGSILRYYQYLISSKKKRFIKTQINMACKKQKGTRNLVCKSRDFCDLETQSDCLIRQIVNIWTKAGFQAYIISEYSILDKLQALHKKYQLLKKRVTLKDTKDTRENIKNEFISTMEQLFDIGKDNLEQLMRSDKITPRTQAAIEEDLNFYLDQQTDR; this comes from the exons atgggtccaaaaaagaagaaaaatgtcCATGTAAGTGAAAGTGTCAGACGACCATTATATCTGTTAACTAACCCAATTTCACAGCTACCAAATACACAGCTTCCAACCAATGGTAGTATTTTaagatattatcaatatttaatttcaagtaaaaagaaaagatttattaaaacacaaattaacATGGCCTGTAAGAAGCAAAAAGGAACAAGGAACTTGGTGTGCAAAA gTAGAGATTTTTGTGACCTTGAGACGCAATCAGACTGCTTGATTAGACAAATAGTCAACATTTGGACCAAAGCAGGATTTCAAGCATACATCATTTCAGAATATTCAATTCTTGACAAACTTCAAGCTCTACACAAGAAGtatcaacttttgaaaaaacgtGTTACCCTGAAAGATACCAAAGATACTAGAGAAAATATTAAGAATGAATTCATTTCAACAATGGAACAGTTGTTTGACATAGGCAAAGATAACTTAGAGCAACTGATGAGAAGTGACAAAATAACACCAAGAACACAAGCTGCTATTGAAGAAGACCTAAATTTCTATCTAGACCAGCAAACAGACAGGTAA
- the LOC101235562 gene encoding potassium voltage-gated channel subfamily KQT member 1 isoform X6: MVIDIIVIAAAVVVVPVVAPTTIGSGTELYNNSLFRFLHFLQVLRILRLDRQSGAFKMVSHVVFEHKNELMTCWYLSFILLVGCSFLVYLAEKSDPTESSNKIKNLGEGLYFGMITLLTVGYGDFSPNNWVAKIVTVVFAFIGTAFFALPAGILGSGFALQVAQNKKQKHFNRRLFPAAMVIQYAWRSYSAENCSSKVWNKYKFIIERPHSHFVRNNIHVTASLDSHKSNIFQRKKRNLGERNLLFHSVVPRHTADDQPNNVDLRERYHSEGNLSYPNLGNLDHNQATIISLPPSINPKIPNEFSKLQRQSIDVLPSTQPITRPLNKVEKNGVRFLLKVQLKAALRKFKVVRRPYDIKDVIEQYTSGQIEMFGFIRKFQTRVETALGIKGEKYTVASLDSRLTVVERKIDSINMKVDSIIDILGSKGFNIRKTSRCATFSEASTCAVRKLTDLNEKSFEQEAFDSVCSNKDSSDVKEGRLRSESRFIITPVFPPPKNMDDESMKTVFAENEEVLCKNKITERLSLNNSREEVKRPAVSADSLHYHMRSSEFNNDFVHSHDSIELAPLNQIRNAVSESTLIKTIPEHSFR; encoded by the exons ATGGTGATTG acataattGTAATTGCTGCAGCGGTTGTGGTTGTTCCTGTGGTTGCTCCTACAACAATTGGTTCTGGAACAGAACTGtacaataattctttatttCG atttctacattttcttcaAGTGCTTCGTATTTTACGACTAGATCGACAGAGTGGAGCATTTAAAATGGTTAGCCATGTTGTTTTTGAACACAAAAAt gaACTCATGACTTGTTGGTActtgagttttattttacttgtggGTTGCTCTTTTCTGGTTTATCTTGCTGAAAAAAGTGATCCAACTGAATCatctaacaaaattaaaaatcttggcGAAGGATTGTATTTTGGAATG aTAACCTTGTTAACAGTTGGTTATGGGGACTTCAGTCCTAACAATTGGGTTGCAAAAATTGTTACAGTTGTATTTGCATTTATTGGTACTGCATTTTTTGCTCTACCTGca GGTATCCTTGGTTCCGGTTTTGCCTTGCAAGttgcacaaaataaaaaacaaaaacattttaatcgGAGGCTCTTTCCTGCTGCCATGGTCATTCAG tatgcATGGAGGTCTTATTCAGCTGAGAACTGCTCAAGTAAAGTTTGgaataagtataaatttataatagaaagACCTCACTCGCACTTTGTGCGTAACAACATTCATGTTACAGCATCACTAGACAgtcataaaagtaatattttccAACGAAAAAAACGCAATCTTGGTGAACGTAACTTGTTATTTCACAGTGTAGTACCTCGCCATACAGCTGATGATCAGCCAAATAATGTAGATTTGCGCGAACGATACCATTCTGAAGGGAATTTATCATATCCAAATTTAGGTAATCTTGACCATAATCAAGCTACCATCATTAGTTTGCCACCCAGTATAAATCCAAAGATTCCAAATG AGTTTTCTAAGTTACAAAGACAAAGTATTGACGTGTTACCAAGCACTCAACCTATTACTCGGcc tttaaacaaagttgaaaaaaatggtgTGCGATTTTTGTTGAAAGTACAGCTAAAAGCAGCCTTAAGGAAGTTTAAG gTAGTTCGACGACCCTATGACATTAAAGATGTAATTGAGCAGTACACGTCTGGTCAGATAGAAATGTTTGGGTTTATTCGAAAATTTCAAACACG ggTTGAAACTGCACTTGGTATCAAAG gagaaaaGTACACTGTAGCATCTCTTGATTCGCGTTTAACTGTTGTTGaaagaaaa ATTGATTCGATCAATATGAAGGTTGACTCGATTATTGATATATTAGGTTCAAAGGGTTTTAATATCCGAAAAACATCAAGGTGTGCGACTTTTTCTGAAGCTTCGACTTGCGCAGTAAGAAAGCTCACAGActtaaatgaaaaatcttttgagCAAGAAGCTTTTGACTCTGTATGCTCTAATAAAGACTCGTCAGATGTAAAAGAAGGAAGGCTACGGTCTGAATCACGATTCATAATTACTCCTGTTTTTCCACCGCCAAAAAATATGGATGATGAATCAATGAAAACTGTTTTTGCTGAAAATGAAGAAGTTTtgtgcaaaaataaaatcactGAGCGGTTGAGCTTAAACAACTCAAGAGAAGAAGTAAAGCGACCTGCAGTAAGCGCTGATTCTTTGCATTACCACATGCGTTCATCTGAATTTAATAATGACTTTGTTCACTCCCATGATTCGATAGAATTAGCGCCCCTTAATCAAATAAGAAATGCTGTAAGCGAGTCAACGTTGATTAAGACTATTCCAGAGCACTCTTTTAGATAA